A DNA window from Phyllostomus discolor isolate MPI-MPIP mPhyDis1 chromosome X, mPhyDis1.pri.v3, whole genome shotgun sequence contains the following coding sequences:
- the LOC114504510 gene encoding melanoma-associated antigen B2-like yields MPRGHKSKLRARERRHQNKAEAQSLKSAQATAGEEEEAACSSSSVLGDAPSSSTGAGPLQAFLSASAINSTAAGVSCERSPGKAKGHGSKSKNLSGASASTGTPGKDLLSKKATQLVEYLMHQYKIKEPIRKTDMLKIVHKWCKKDFPEILRKASDRINLFFGLELKEVKPNGNYYILVDSQGDTSYGSLSRGWRFPIKGILMPLLSMIFLNGNRASEKEIWEFLNNLGIYDGKSHFIFGEPRKLITQDLVQEKYLVYQQVVNSDPPCYEFLWGPRAHAETSKMKVLQFLAKLNDNEPTAFPDFYEEALRDEEEKSQAAPRASSPSKTSGNPTVTSSLYSPPE; encoded by the coding sequence ATGCCTCGTGGTCACAAGAGTAAGCTCCGTGCTCGTGAGAGGCGTCACCAAAACAAAGCTGAGGCCCAAAGTCTTAAAAGTGCTCAGGCCActgcaggagaggaagaagaggctgcttgctcctcctcttctgttcTGGGGGATGCTCCCTCGAGCTCCACTGGTGCTGGTCCTCTCCAGGCATTTCTGAGTGCTTCAGCCATCAACAGTACTGCTGCAGGTGTTTCATGCGAAAGATCCCCTGGAAAAGCCAAGGGCCATGgtagtaaaagtaaaaatttgtCTGGGGCTTCAGCTTCCACTGGGACCCCTGGCAAAGATCTTCTAAGTAAGAAGGCTACGCAGTTAGTAGAGTACCTGATGCATCAGTATAAAATAAAGGAGCCCATTAGAAAGACAGACATGCTGAAGATAGTCCACAAATGGTGCAAAAAGGACTTCCCTGAGATTCTCAGGAAGGCCTCTGATCGCATAAATCTGTTCTTTGGCCTAGAATTGAAAGAAGTCAAGCCCAATGGTAACTATTACATACTTGTAGACAGTCAAGGTGACACCAGCTATGGGAGTCTGAGCAGAGGCTGGAGATTTCCTATTAAAGGGATTCTGATGCCTCTTCTGAGTATGATATTCCTCAATGGCAACCGTGCCTCTGAGAAGGAGATCTGGGAATTCCTGAATAATTTGGGCATCTATGATGGAAAGAGTCACTTCATTTTTGGAGAGCCTAGGAAGCTTATCACCCAAGATTTGGTGCAGGAAAAATATCTTGTGTACCAGCAGGTGGTCAATAGTGATCCTCCATGCTATGAGTTCCTTTGGGGTCCAAGAGCCCACGCTGAAACCAGCAAGATGAAAGTTTTACAGTTTTTGGCCAAGCTCAATGATAATGAACCCACAGCTTTCCCAGATTTTTATGAGGAGGCTTTGAGAGATGAGGAGGAGAAAAGCCAAGCTGCACCCAGGGCTAGCAGTCCTTCCAAGACCAGTGGGAACCCCACAGTCACATCCAGCCTCTACTCTCCCCCTGAGTGA
- the LOC114505612 gene encoding melanoma-associated antigen B2-like, whose translation MPRGHKSKLRAREKRRQNRAEAQSLKSAEAATGEDAEAACSSSSVLAGAPSSATGAGPLQTPSSAPATTSATAGVSCKRSAGKAKGRVCKSKSSSQASPSPESFALDILTQKASHLVDYLLNQYQMKEPIRKTDMLKIVHKWYRKDFSEILKMASDHMDLVYGLELKEVKPNGNLYTLVQNEDATSDESVSRAWTFPIKGILMPVLSVIFLNGNRTSEKEIWEFLNMMGIYDGKSHFIFGDTRKLITQDLVQEEYLVYQQVPNSDPPCYEFLWGPRAHAETSKMKILEFVAKMNDRVPTSFPAYYAEALKDEEERARAALKASSPSKAGGDPRPASSHYPQPE comes from the coding sequence ATGCCTCGTGGTCACAAGAGTAAGCTCCGCGCTCGGGAGAAACGTCGTCAAAACAGAGCTGAGGCACAAAGTCTTAAGAGTGCCGAGGCTGCTACAGGAGAAGATGCAGAGGCTGCTTGCTCCTCCTCTTCAGTTCTGGCAGGTGCACCCTCAAGTGCCACTGGTGCTGGTCCTCTCCAGACACCTTCGAGTGCCCCAGCCACCACCAGTGCCACTGCAGGTGTTTCGTGCAAAAGATCTGCTGGAAAAGCCAAAGGCCGTGTTTGCAAGAGTAAAAGTTCCTCCCAGGCCTCACCTTCCCCGGAAAGCTTTGCCCTAGATATCCTGACCCAGAAGGCCAGTCACTTGGTAGACTATCTTCTGAATCAGTATCAAATGAAGGAGCCCATTAGAAAGACAGACATGCTGAAGATAGTCCACAAATGGTACAGGAAGGACTTTTCTGAGATTCTGAAGATGGCCTCAGACCACATGGATCTGGTGTATGGTCTAGAACTGAAAGAAGTCAAGCCCAATGGTAACTTGTACACCCTCGTGCAAAATGAAGATGCCACCAGTGATGAGAGTGTGAGCAGAGCCTGGACTTTTCCTATCAAAGGGATTCTGATGCCTGTCCTGAGTGTGATCTTCTTGAATGGCAACCGCACCTCTGAGAAGGAGATCTGGGAATTCCTGAATATGATGGGCATCTATGATGGAAAGTCTCACTTCATTTTTGGAGACACCAGGAAGCTTATCACCCAAGATTTGGTGCAGGAAGAATACCTGGTGTACCAGCAGGTGCCCAACAGCGATCCTCCATGCTATGAGTTCCTGTGGGGTCCGAGAGCGCATGCTGAGACCAGCAAGATGAAAATCCTGGAGTTCGTGGCCAAGATGAATGATAGagtccccacttccttcccagcCTATTATGCAGAAGCTTTGAAAGATGAGGAAGAGCGAGCCCGAGCTGCACTCAAGGCTAGCAGTCCTTCCAAGGCCGGCGGTGACCCCAGACCTGCATCCAGCCACTACCCGCAGCCTGAGTGA